Proteins found in one Ornithorhynchus anatinus isolate Pmale09 chromosome 8, mOrnAna1.pri.v4, whole genome shotgun sequence genomic segment:
- the TP53RK gene encoding EKC/KEOPS complex subunit TP53RK translates to MAERLEGRPMAAREEGRDGALWGSLEPVQRGAEALVSRGRFLGRAVVVKERLPKGYRHPALEERLSRRRTAQEARALLRCRRAGIATPVVFFVDHAANRLYLEDIEGSVSVRDYVRAASQAEAGPGSLVPLAGVIGKVLAEMHDEDVIHGDLTTSNMLLRPPSERLNLVLIDFGLSFISALPEDKGVDLYVLEKAFLSTHPHTEAVFEALLKSYAATSKKSGPVLKKLDDVRLRGRKRSMIG, encoded by the exons ATGGCCGAGCGGCTTGAGGGCAGGCCGATGGCGGCGCGGGAGGAAGGGCGCGATGGGGCTCTGTGGGGGTCCCTGGAGCCGGTGCAGCGCGGCGCCGAGGCGCTGGTGTCCCGAGGCCGCTTCCTGGGCCGGGCGGTGGTGGTGAAGGAGCGCTTGCCCAAGGGCTACCGGCACCCGGCGCTGGAGGAGCGGCTGAGCCGCCGCCGCACGGCGCAGGAGGCCCGGGCCTTGCTGCGCTGCCGCAGAGCCG GGATCGCTACACCGGTGGTGTTCTTCGTCGACCACGCGGCCAACCGCCTGTACCTGGAGGACATCGAAGGGTCCGTGTCCGTCCGGGACTATGTTAGAGCCGCCTCTCAGGCCGAAGCCGGTCCCGGGAGCCTCGTCCCCTTAGCGGGGGTGATAGGGAAGGTTCTGGCGGAGATGCACGACGAGGACGTTATCCACGGAGACCTCACCACCTCCAACATGCTTTTGCGCCCTCCGTCTGAACGGCTGAACCTGGTGCTCATTGACTTTGGACTGAGTTTTATATCGGCCCTTCCCGAAGATAAAGGGGTGGACCTCTATGTCCTGGAGAAAGCCTTCCTTAGCACCCACCCTCACACCGAGGCTGTGTTCGAAGCCCTCCTAAAGAGTTACGCGGCCACTTCCAAGAAATCCGGCCCCGTGCTCAAGAAGCTGGATGATGTCCGCCTCAGGGGACGAAAGAGATCCATGATtgggtaa
- the SLC2A10 gene encoding solute carrier family 2, facilitated glucose transporter member 10: protein MEVAPWVILPAAVSLLGGMSFGYALAVISGALLQLQLTFGLGCFEQEVLVGVLLLGALAASLVGGVLIDRAGRKRAILLGNLVFLAGSLALTLAGSLGWVVLGRGAVGFAVSLSSTACCIYVSELVGPGQRGRLVSLYETGITAGILLSYALNYALADVDEGWRHMFGWAVAPGLLQTVCLLFLPPSPARARPGAEGLLPLGSPRGDGEEEEEEATRYSFLDLFRARGNMRRRTLVGLGLVLSQQLTGQPNVLYYASTVFRSVGFRGGSSATLASVGLGAVKAVSTLAAIGLVDRAGRRALLMAGCAAMALSVGGIGLVGFAVSMDTLQGCREPVRANASTWVGSGQPALPVSPGVGKSWGDPGPPSAGPSASGGHPAHLIQLPTDRPEVTASSPPVSLGRPPPSEHRLLNWMALIFMMAFVSAFSVGFGPMTWVVLSEIYPAAIRGRAFAFCNSFNWAANLLISLSFLDLIGAIGLSWTFLLYGLAAVMALGFIYFCIPETKGQSLEEIDQQFCTKRFLTGEPICSWYGSRRGPARARYHRMEPSGIS, encoded by the exons ATGG AAGTCGCCCCGTGGGTGATCCTGCCGGCCGCCGTGTCCCTGCTGGGCGGGATGTCATTCGGCTACGCTCTGGCCGTCATCTCCGGGGCCCTCCTGCAGCTGCAGCTCACCTTCGGCCTCGGCTGCTTTGAGCAGGAAGTTCTGGTGGGGGTCTTGCTCCTGGGGGCTCTGGCGGCCTCCCTCGTCGGGGGCGTCCTCATCGACCGGGCCGGGCGTAAGAGAGCCATCCTGCTCGGCAACCTGGTGTTCCTGGCAGGGAGCCTGGCTCTGACGCTGGCCGGCTCGCTGGGCTGGGTGGtcctgggccggggggcggtgggcTTCGCCGTCTCCCTGTCCTCCACGGCCTGCTGCATCTACGTCTCCGAGCTGGTGGGGCCCGGGCAGCGGGGCCGGCTGGTCTCCCTGTACGAGACGGGCATCACCGCCGGCATCCTGCTCTCCTACGCCCTGAACTACGCGCTGGCGGACGTCGACGAGGGCTGGAGGCACATGTTCGGCTGGGCGGTCGCCCCGGGCCTACTGCAGACCGtctgcctcctgttcctccccccgagcccggctcgggcccggccgggggccgagggcctCTTGCCCCTGGGGTCTCCCCgcggggacggagaggaggaagaggaggaggccaccCGCTATTCCTTCCTGGACCTGTTCAGGGCCCGAGGCAACATGAGGCGCCGGACGCTGGTGGGCCTGGGCCTGGTCCTGTCCCAGCAGCTGACGGGACAGCCCAACGTCCTCTACTACGCCTCCACCGTCTTCCGCTCCGTAGGCTTCCGGGGAGGCTCTTCGGCCACCCTGGCttcggtggggctgggggcggtcaAGGCGGTCTCCACTCTGGCGGCCATAGGCCTGGTGGACCGAGCGGGCCGCAGGGCGCTGCTGATGGCCGGCTGCGCGGCGATGGCCCTCTCGGTCGGTGGCATCGGCCTCGTGGGCTTTGCCGTCTCGATGGACACCCTCCAGGGCTGCCGGGAACCGGTTCGGGCCAACGCCTCCACGTGGGTAGGTTCCGGCCAGCCGGCCCTCCCCGTCAGCCCGGGGGTCGGCAAGAGCTGGGGGGACCCCGGTCCCCCCTCCGCCGGGCCGTCGGCCTCTGGGGGACATCCAGCCCATCTCATCCAGCTCCCCACTGACAGACCGGAGGTGACCGCCTCGTCCCCCCCTGTTTCTCTCGGACGTCCTCCCCCTTCAGAGCACAGACTCCTGAACTGGATGGCCCTGATCTTCATGATGGCGTTTGTCAGTGCTTTTTCCGTCGGATTTGGACCGA TGACCTGGGTGGTCCTCAGTGAGATCTACCCTGCTGCAATAAGGGGAAGAGCTTTTGCCTTTTGCAACAGTTTTAATTGGGCGGCCAACCTGCTGATCAGCCTCTCGTTCCTGGATCTGATAG GAGCCATCGGCCTGTCCTGGACGTTTCTGCTCTACGGCCTAGCAGCGGTGATGGCCCTGGGGTTTATTTATTTCTGCATCCCGGAGACCAAAGGCCAGTCTCTGGAGGAAATAGACCAGCAGTTCTGCACGAAACG GTTCTTGACGGGAGAGCCAATCTGCAGCTGGTACGGCAGTCGACGAGGCCCAGCCAGGGCCCGCTACCATAGGATGGAGCCCTCCGGGATCTCCTGA